Proteins encoded by one window of Anopheles maculipalpis chromosome 2RL, idAnoMacuDA_375_x, whole genome shotgun sequence:
- the LOC126557293 gene encoding E3 ubiquitin-protein ligase RNFT1 — MSDTKVIAESNVQQTENQREDTNRAVEASASSSVEGIHVAGPTSITTVEASPAATIVPTDISNTGEISTSGTGNPEQSASGSVVPPTATSLATAQARGPSVERQTSVGSIDSTSMSIGAGSSNGSGPGGFRTSLSNGRMFSRFMSVGRGRGPNSHRTTSRRGSNFSNVMFNDLMSLLQQARHPVNLFSTDRTGLFLNSERSHGTGTSTPPMMGSGVNGNAIVTSSDVVIDVDEGSGTTGGGGGGGGSLRSSHNELYPISHSSSTGYANVRPFIWMQSGDESAPTAGPSIAGGRSPLMPNFNYSHHHHHFHNHQPLALNHQQSSAGLSAATASLASQSPISTGGVEGVVPSANGESARIGVILTPTTGNAPTIGAGGTTRSNSISSNQQNEDPNDDALNQLPESRALIEAVGRYVPLLIIVVAKLSYDHLDGIMHFLLLLLTFYHSNWVVRQEISKQKQRRVIVLLRELIILVLALLILGLVMEWKIICLVILFIPDHMQQDSLKGLLFAVCITDLILKLIIIVIKIIVTLMPPSVVDYKSRGKVYLMIEALSQLYRAAAPIQPWLTFLFESYSGSEKMVGVILSAVYIVAKSTDLLDRIKFCRRSFIKLLQKTSYGNVPTKEQLQACGGQCSICHDNFNSPVLLECNHIFCELCVGTWFDREQTCPLCRAKIVDDPSYRDGATTLFLQLY; from the exons ATGTCCGATACAAAAGTGATAGCTGAAAGCAACGTACAGCAAACGGAGAATCAGCGGGAAGATACAAACCGGGCAGTAGAGGCATCAGCCTCGTCATCGGTAGAAGGAATTCATGTCGCAGGGCCTACCTCAATAACAACAGTCGAAGCTTCGCCTGCTGCAACCATCGTACCAACCGATATTTCCAACACGGGAGAAATCTCGACCAGTGGCACTGGGAACCCAGAACAATCTGCGTCCGGTAGCGTAGTACCTCCAACTGCGACCTCCTTAGCAACGGCACAGGCCCGTGGACCGAGCGTAGAGCGTCAAACATCGGTTGGTTCTATAGACAGCACGTCGATGTCGATCGGAGCTGGTTCAAGTAACGGCAGTGGACCGGGTGGATTTCGCACCTCGCTGAGCAATGGAAGGATGTTCAGCCGGTTCATGTCCGTGGGACGCGGACGAGGGCCAAACTCGCATAGGACAACTTCAAGAAGAGGATCAAACTTTAGTAACGTCATGTTTAACGATTTGATGTCCCTACTCCAACAGGCGCGACACCCGGTCAATCTGTTTTCCACGGATCGAACAGGACTGTTCCTGAATTCAGAACGATCCCATGGTACTGGAACTAGCACACCTCCGATGATGGGCAGTGGTGTTAATGGTAATGCAATCGTTACCAGCAGTGATGTTGTGATTGATGTGGACGAAGGAAGTGGAACGaccggaggaggaggaggtggaggaggGTCTTTGCGTTCATCCCACAATGAACTATACCCGATATCGCACTCCTCCTCCACGGGTTATGCTAACGTTCGCCCGTTTATATGGATGCAATCGGGTGATGAAAGCGCTCCAACCGCGGGTCCCTCTATCGCTGGTGGACGGTCGCCGTTAATGCCAAATTTTAACTAcagccatcaccaccatcactttCACAATCATCAACCGTTGGCATTGAACCATCAGCAGTCGTCTGCAGGGCTATCCGCTGCTACGGCATCGCTGGCTTCACAGTCTCCCATATCGACAGGCGGCGTGGAAGGTGTCGTTCCTTCAGCAAATGGTGAATCGGCGAGAATTGGTGTTATCCTAACACCTACAACGGGAAATGCGCCTACCATTGGAGCAGGGGGTACTACGCGGAGTAATAGTATTAGCTCAAATCAGCAAAATGAAGACCCCAATGACGACGCACTCAATCAGCTGCCCGAATCCCGAGCTTTGATTGAGGCTGTGGGGCGGTATGTACCATTGTTGATAATAGTGGTGGCCAAGCTATCCTATGACCATTTGGATGGTATAATGCACTTCTTGTTGTTGCTATTGACGTTCTATCACTCAAACTGGGTCGTGCGACAAGAAATctcgaagcaaaaacaacgGCGCGTTATCGTGCTGCTACGTGAGCTGATCATCCTTGTTCTCGCTTTACTAATACTTGGGCTTGTAATGGAATGGAAGATCATATGCTTGGTGATACTGTTTATACCTGACCATATGCAGCAAGATTCGCTGAAAGGATTACTGTTTGCCGTATGCATAACGGACTTGATACTGAAACTGATCATTATTGTAATCAAAATCATTGTCACCCTTATGCCGCCGAGCGTGGTCGATTACAAAAGTAGG GGTAAGGTCTACTTGATGATAGAAGCGCTCTCCCAGCTATATCGTGCCGCAGCCCCAATTCAACCATggttaacatttttattcgaaTCGTACTCTGGCTCGGAAAAGATGGTTGGCGTAATTTTGTCGGCAGTGTATATCGTAGCCAAATCTACCGACTTACTTGATAGGATCAAGTTCTGTCGTCGATCGTTTATCAAATTGCTACAAAAAACT aGCTATGGAAACGTACCTACAAAGGAACAGCTGCAGGCTTGCGGTGGGCAGTGCTCGATCTGTCACGATAACTTCAATTCGCCAGTGTTGCTAGAGTGTAACCACATCTTCTGTGAACTGTGTGTTGGTACATGGTTCGATCGAGAACAGACGTGCCCCTTGTGCCGCGCAAAAATCGTTGACGATCCTTCCTATAGAGACGGAGCTACCACATTATTTTTGCAGCTATACTAA
- the LOC126558735 gene encoding ATP synthase mitochondrial F1 complex assembly factor 1, whose product MAAIAFVRRSFLRSHKFAANRSFHMSSVRERSEKVLEEMKEKNPYFEKYANKIAAVQQSSPEEFLSRLDSVEKEKKKPKFGPSEVERDYTELLQPKAPLGTEATRDRSHRKLSDIMRLELIEDKSADDIKHLWLEYHKNKDVITAAIPVDQFKLMMARAKLYPVFILPIPRSQGYEFIMLQFAANTVHFTPLLNYQVHKENAPECLNITMFTECSDKGIVLMRGEFDTKVLNAQEAQCLANQVQLYYSQNNESKLRLLDTFTQNPDKFKHMDIIEELNNLKI is encoded by the exons ATGGCTGCAATAGCGTTTGTGCGCCGTTCTTTTCTACGTTCTCACAAGTTTGCAGCTAATCGAAGCTTCCACATGTCCTCTGTCCGTGAGCGATCGGAAAAGGTGCTGGAGGAGATGAAGGAGAAAAATCCGTACTTTGAGAAGTATGCGAACAAAATCGCGGCCGTGCAACAAAGTTCGCCGGAAGAATTTCTATCCCGGCTCGATAGTGtcgagaaggaaaagaaaaaacctaaATTTGGACCTTCCGAGGTGGAACGGGACTACACGGAACTGCTACAACCGAAAGCACCGCTAGGCACGGAAGCGACGAGAGACCGTTCACATCGTAAGCTCAGCGATATCATGCGCTTGGAGTTAATCGAAGATAAATCAGCCGATGATATCAAGCATCTGTGGTTGGAGTATCATAAAAACAAGGATGTCATTACGGCTGCAATTCCGGTGGATCAGTTCAAGCTGATGATGGCTCGTGCTAAGCTGTACCCTGTGTTTATCCTTCCGATACCACGAAGCCAAGGGTACGAATTCATAATGTTGCAGTTTGCGGCAAACACGGTGCATTTCACACCGTTGTTGAATTACCAG GTTCACAAAGAAAATGCACCCGAATGCTTAAACATTACCATGTTCACCGAATGCTCGGACAAAGGAATTGTGCTAATGCGGGGAGAATTTGACACGAAAGTGCTCAACGCCCAAGAAGCTCAATGTTTGGCCAATCAAGTACAACTATATTACAGTCAAAACAATGAGTCCAAATTGCGCCTGCTGGACACGTTTACTCAAAATCCGGACAAATTCAAGCATATGGATATCATAGAGGAGTTAAATaacttgaaaatttaa
- the LOC126557931 gene encoding uncharacterized protein LOC126557931, with protein sequence MPQRRAWKQPKQDHSVYVQQLFKDFLTRNNEVPIAGATNNARTNCFRPEPCISKPRKQPGIFDRAVYARFERNTNSGCFMRQEPTNRSKTGLMRWIDQTRNKGAPRNLAQKASSRMDDYLNLPGNFFSGTEQMELPFEVADKTFGNVTNNFIPPATSTPFDRMASFGVSGVLSDPEELQTNHSEVRPTSASSTKSSEWEMFLKSCGEYLADVTKKHDCGSELTYQRKEMEKLLNTDDINLPEKSMETMPAIVSKRSNVVDEQQINTGNESQLDESSCPTNRQACELISLATPMNHADPFPTILDDPIPEQDLLATTNHKKRNNVTFLLEPFSPAKFESGSRLKKVSPLKDDMLLTASPPSPTLSSNRRHCLYEESTFLLDQMPSDNTLMEKLDALLEEEEFNIQGDTMEQEFNFCTPAHHQATFNVSFPNQFGLVNNSADDSIITNAEFTDTPLYFSQDMMMAPTLQEFQEALF encoded by the exons ATGCCCCAACGTCGTGCATGGAAAcagcccaaacaagatcacaGTGTTTACGTGCAGCAGTTGTTTAAAGATTTTCTCACACGGAACAATGAAGTTCCCATAGCCGGAGCAACAAACAATGCTCGGACGAACTGTTTTCGGCCTGAACCGTGTATTTCGAAGCCGCGAAAGCAACCGGGAATATTTGACCGTGCTGTGTATGCTCGCTTTGAGCGCAATACAAACAGCGGCTGCTTCATGCGGCAAGAACCAACAAACCGGTCGAAAACAGGACTAATGCGATGGATAGATCAAACACGCAACAAAGGTGCACCACGGAATTTGGCACAGAAAGCATCATCGCGAATGGATGACTATCTGAATCTACCTGGTAATTTCTTCTCCGGTACAGAACAAATGGAATTACCATTCGAAGTGGCTGATAAAACGTTTGGCAACGTTACAAACAACTTTATTCCACCGGCAACATCGACGCCTTTCGATCGCATGGCTTCGTTCGGTGTATCCGGTGTACTCTCTGATCCGGAAGAACTACAGACGAATCATTCCGAAGTTCGGCCGACTTCTGCTAGCAGCACAAAGTCAAGTGAATgggaaatgtttttaaaaagttGTGGAGAATATTTAGCAGACGTTACCAAAAAGCACGATTGTGGCAGCGAGCTAACCTATCAACgtaaagaaatggaaaagcttttaaatacAGATGACATTAATCTTCCTGAAAAATCTATGGAAACCATGCCTGCAATCGTTTCAAAACGCAGTAATGTTGTTGACGAACAGCAAATAAACACTGGGAATGAATCGCAGTTAGACGAAAGCAGTTGCCCCACAAATAGACAAGCGTGTGAGCTTATATCGTTGGCAACGCCTATGAACCATGCAGATCCATTTCCAACCATTTTAGACGATCCAATCCCGGAGCAGGACTTACTTGCAACAACTaaccataaaaaaagaaataatgtaACTTTTTTGCTTGAACCATTTTCTCCAGCAAAGTTTGAATCGGGTTCCAGACTAAAAAAGGTATCTCCTCTAAAAGATGACATGCTTCTT ACTGCATCGCCCCCTTCTCCAACTTTGTCTTCGAATCGTAGACATTGTTTGTACGAGGAAAGCACGTTCCTTCTCGACCAGATGCCGTCGGACAACACACTAATGGAAAAGTTGGATGCATTGCTggaggaagaagaatttaACATACAGGGAGATACCATGGAACAggagtttaatttttgtactCCAGCGCATCATCAGGCAACGTTTAACGTTTCTTTTCCGAACCAGTTCGGGTTGGTTAATAATTCTGCAGATGATTCGATCATTACCAATGCGGAATTCACCGATAcgcctttatatttttcgcaAGACATGATGATGGCACCAACTCTGCAGGAGTTTCAGGAAGCATTGTTTTGA
- the LOC126559369 gene encoding neuropeptide F isoform X1: MASGTFTQRLLVALMICTLIADLTTLTAARPQDSEAASVAAAIRYLQELETKHAQHARPRLIRSELPPNINGVHSGLDKIIGYFILEAIDRAHSTDARPRFGKRGGYLNPAVFGQDEQENLYRLIGRIQHFRDEQLPTNF; encoded by the exons ATGGCGTCCGGCACTTTTACCCAGCGTCTGCTTGTGGCTCTAATGATCTGTACCCTGATTGCCGACCTCACCACACTGACTGCTGCCCGGCCGCAGGATAGTGAAGCCGCATCGGTAGCAGCCGCCATCCGATACCTGCAGGAACTGGAGACTAAGCATGCTCAGCACGCTAGACCCAG GTTAATACGAAGTGAACTTCCACCCAATATAAATGGTGTTCACTCGGGACTAGACAAAATTATTGGATATTTCATCCTAGAAGCTATCGATAGAGCACACTCGACTGACGCTAGACCCAG ATTCGGCAAGCGTGGCGGTTACCTTAATCCGGCAGTATTCGGACAGGACGAACAGGAG AATCTTTACAGGTTGATTGGCAGGATCCAACATTTTCGAGATGAACAACTTCCGACAAATTTCTAG
- the LOC126559369 gene encoding neuropeptide F isoform X2, with translation MASGTFTQRLLVALMICTLIADLTTLTAARPQDSEAASVAAAIRYLQELETKHAQHARPRFGKRGGYLNPAVFGQDEQEVDWQDPTFSR, from the exons ATGGCGTCCGGCACTTTTACCCAGCGTCTGCTTGTGGCTCTAATGATCTGTACCCTGATTGCCGACCTCACCACACTGACTGCTGCCCGGCCGCAGGATAGTGAAGCCGCATCGGTAGCAGCCGCCATCCGATACCTGCAGGAACTGGAGACTAAGCATGCTCAGCACGCTAGACCCAG ATTCGGCAAGCGTGGCGGTTACCTTAATCCGGCAGTATTCGGACAGGACGAACAGGAG GTTGATTGGCAGGATCCAACATTTTCGAGATGA
- the LOC126557701 gene encoding synaptic vesicle glycoprotein 2A yields MRAEVNRCPVFTIEGSKVPANGSVADPESKSHTFDEVLDIIGFGRTTWHIFIASSVIMMAVLNETMGISIVIPAAQCDLQLSATDKGLLTGVSFAGIIVSSHFWGYIADTKGRRRTLIVSLLLTAICALVSGLSVNYTMMVVMRFLVGVFISAPSATIFAYLGEFFKTASRTLVITYASVAVGLSAIFTATTGWYVLSFVWSLEIPGTELVLKPWRVLFFVYTLPTLIGALWLMILPESPKFYLSRGRESEAFTVLLRLYMENHPHATVEDFPVRHITPEAGQKDRSATPKGSGGLWHVANSVWNQTVPLFQRPNLTNFTICCVVQFGLFVVSAGMGLWFPDIINRLTASNVLDATVCEALDVSMQVDFSDELMEDIQLVDGVECIDTINERVFIYAIALGGLYTVLYLAMSVLMRMLGRKCLVAFNLFFSGFSGLALQFVDHPYITMALFCSFLVFAGTSISILNGATVSFFPTNVRAMAVCLSLMMGRLGSVFGSNLVGLIMEDNCTLTFNLFATGSIICAVLTLMLPS; encoded by the exons ATGCGTGCTGAGGTGAATCGTTGTCCGGTGTTTACTATCGAAGGTAGTAAAGTGCCAGCAAACGGATCGGTTGCAGATCCAGAATCCAAAAGCCATACCTTCGATGAAGTGCTTGATATCATAG GATTCGGTCGTACCACGTGGCACATATTTATAGCTTCTTCTGTAATCATGATGGCCGTGTTGAATGAAACTATGGGCATTTCAATCGTAATCCCCGCTGCACAGTGCGATCTTCAGTTATCGGCAACGGATAAAGGACTACTGACGGGCGTAAGTTTTGCAG GCATTATCGTTTCGTCACACTTCTGGGGTTATATCGCTGATACGAAAGGTCGACGAAGGACGCTCATCGTGTCCCTGTTGCTGACTGCCATCTGTGCCCTGGTGTCCGGTTTATCTGTCAACTATACAATGATGGTGGTTATGCGTTTCCTGGTGGGAGTATT CATTTCTGCACCATCGGCTACCATCTTCGCTTACCTgggagaatttttcaaaactgcTAGCCGCACCTTAGTGATAACGTATGCGAGCGTAGCGGTAGGACTATCGGCCATTTTTACAGCAA CCACTGGATGGTATGTGCTATCATTCGTCTGGTCTCTAGAGATACCTGGAACGGAACTCGTTCTTAAGCCTtggcgtgttttgttttttgtgtacacctTGCCCACGCTGATAGGAGCACTGTGGCTTATGATACTTCCGGAGAGTCCCAAGTTTTACCTTTCCCGGGGTCGCGAATCGGAAGCTTTTACTGTTTTGCTGCGGCTGTACATGGAAAATCACCCGCACGCAACCGTGGAAGATTTCCCCGTCAGGCACATAACACCCGAAGCGGGACAAAAGGATCGCAGTGCAACACCGAAAGGGTCCGGCGGATTGTGGCACGTGGCTAACAGTGTCTGGAACCAGACTGTTCCACTGTTCCAGCGGCCGAACCTGACCAACTTTACCATTTGCTGTGTGGTACAGTTTGGGCTGTTTGTAGT TTCCGCAGGCATGGGACTATGGTTTCCGGACATTATCAACCGACTTACTGCTTCGAATGTCTTGGATGCTACTGTTTGCGAAGCACTGGACGTATCGATGCAGGTGGACTTTTCCGATGAGCTGATGGAGGACATCCAACTCGTCGATGGAGTTGAATGCATTGACACTATCAATGAACGTGTTTTTATCTACGCTATCGCGCTCGGCGGATTGTACACGGTGCTGTATCTCGCTATGTCCGTGCTGATGCGCATGTTGGGTCGCAAGTGCTTGGTGGCATTCAATCTGTTCTTCTCCGGCTTTTCCGGTCTCGCGCTGCAGTTTGTGGACCATCCGTACATCACGATGGCACTGTTTTGCTCGTTCTTAGTATTTGCTGGTACATCGATTTCCATTCTCAACGGAGCTACCGTGTCCTTCTTTCCGACGAATGTTCGTGCAATGGCCGTTTGCTTAAGCCTAATGATGGGGCGCTTAGGAAGCGTTTTCGGTAGCAATCTAGTAGGACTCATCATGGAGGATAACTGTACACTTACGTTTAATCTCTTCGCTACTGGATCAATTATTTGTGCTGTTCTTACACTCATGTTACCGAGTTAG